A genomic segment from Arcobacter acticola encodes:
- the dnaE gene encoding DNA polymerase III subunit alpha translates to MSQTPQFTHLHLHTEYSLLDGANKIKPLAKKIKKMGMTSVAMTDHGNMFGAIDFYNAMRAEGIKPIIGMEAYIHNSEDLGDKTTRQRYHLCLYAKNDIGYKNLMFLSSQAYMHGFYYYPRINKQLLRENSEGLVCSAACLQGEVNWHLNTQNERNVKNGAKGYEGAKAVALEYKEIFEDDFYLEIMRHGIGDQHFVDDQILRISRETGIKVVATNDTHYLEQKDADAHEAFMCIAMNKLYDDPNRLRHSVHEFYLKSPEQIAKLYADIPEAIEATQEIADKCNLEIKLGNPTPPNFKFTRQKAEDLNLTLPEPELEYSLENDKVLFIHECRIGLEDRLKIVPEERHQEYKDRLEVEIEIINNMRFPGYMLIVWDFVIVAKQMGIPVGPGRGSAAGSLVAFSLKITDIDPIPYGLLFERFLNPERISMPDIDMDFCQARRGEIIDYVVQQYGRANVAQIITFGKLLAKGVIRDVARVLDMPYARADAMAKLIPDELGINLTNSYEKEPKIKELCDADPQAARVWEYALALEGLNRNAGTHAAGVVISNEPLWKKTPLFKPSGLDTLATQYNGKYVEDVDLIKFDFLGLKTLTVIEEANKLIEQRHGKRVDFITTDVNDKGVYDLIQTGNTIGLFQIESDGMQDLCKRLKPSNFEDIIAVLALYRPGPMESGMLDDFIDRKHGRAEINYFYDEFDAPLRPILETTYGVIVYQEQVMQIVQTIGGFSLGGADLVRRAMGKKIKEEMDRLKGEFAVGGVKKGYQKPHCEELFDLIVKFAGYGFNKSHSAAYALVTFYTSYLKKYYPSEFMAALLTLEKDNTDKVVKYVDEVKRLGLDLFPPDINKSDLVFSAKKIDGEEVVMFGMGAIKGAGDVAIKSILKARDEGGLFTDLADFISRIDGSKVNKRVIESLTKAGAFDSFGYSRHALLEQIEKIVETVGKAAQAKKMATGSLFGDCDELTKIDIELEHLPEYNAKEILEFEKASLGFYVSGHPLDQYREQLEKVNYTLSSQIDELADGSQAIFVGKIENITEKISKKGNKFGIATIMDLHGNIELMLFEDRLKELKESYNLEEPIAFKVRISKDDNFTRMNILKIETILDAQKEKVKTKQKEVQEPPLTIALPFTNDESTMYKLFDIVANNQGKRELKLLIKSKLADLELETGFKVTSQVENLIQQIEGVYVVA, encoded by the coding sequence ATGTCACAAACACCACAATTTACCCATCTACACTTACATACAGAATATTCACTACTTGATGGTGCAAATAAAATTAAACCCCTAGCAAAAAAAATAAAAAAAATGGGAATGACTAGCGTTGCTATGACTGACCATGGAAATATGTTTGGAGCTATTGATTTTTATAATGCAATGAGAGCAGAAGGTATAAAACCAATTATTGGAATGGAAGCATATATTCATAATAGTGAAGACCTAGGAGATAAAACAACTAGACAAAGATACCACTTATGTTTATATGCAAAAAATGATATAGGTTATAAAAACTTAATGTTTTTAAGTTCACAAGCTTATATGCATGGATTTTATTATTACCCTCGAATTAATAAACAACTTTTAAGAGAAAATTCTGAAGGCCTAGTTTGTAGTGCTGCCTGTTTACAAGGTGAAGTTAACTGGCATTTAAACACACAAAATGAAAGAAACGTAAAAAATGGTGCAAAAGGATATGAGGGTGCAAAAGCTGTCGCACTTGAATATAAAGAAATCTTTGAAGATGATTTTTATTTAGAAATAATGAGACATGGAATTGGTGACCAGCATTTTGTTGATGATCAAATCTTACGAATCTCAAGAGAAACAGGAATAAAAGTAGTTGCTACAAATGATACTCACTATTTAGAACAAAAAGATGCTGACGCACATGAGGCTTTTATGTGTATTGCGATGAATAAACTTTATGATGATCCAAATAGATTAAGACATAGTGTTCATGAATTTTACTTAAAATCACCAGAACAAATTGCAAAATTATATGCAGATATTCCTGAAGCCATTGAAGCAACTCAAGAGATTGCTGATAAATGTAATTTAGAAATAAAACTAGGAAACCCTACTCCTCCCAATTTTAAATTTACAAGACAAAAAGCTGAAGATTTAAATTTAACACTACCAGAGCCAGAGCTTGAGTATTCTCTTGAAAATGATAAAGTTTTATTTATTCACGAATGTCGAATAGGATTAGAAGATAGATTAAAAATTGTTCCAGAAGAAAGACATCAAGAATATAAAGATAGACTTGAGGTTGAAATTGAAATTATTAATAATATGCGATTCCCAGGATATATGCTTATTGTTTGGGATTTCGTAATAGTTGCTAAACAAATGGGAATTCCAGTGGGTCCTGGACGAGGATCAGCGGCTGGAAGTTTAGTTGCCTTTTCTTTAAAGATCACAGATATTGACCCAATTCCTTACGGTTTACTTTTTGAGAGATTTCTAAATCCAGAAAGAATATCAATGCCCGATATTGATATGGACTTTTGCCAAGCAAGACGTGGGGAAATTATTGATTATGTTGTTCAACAATATGGTCGAGCCAACGTTGCTCAAATTATTACCTTTGGTAAACTCTTAGCAAAAGGGGTAATTAGAGACGTTGCAAGAGTTCTTGATATGCCATATGCAAGAGCAGATGCTATGGCAAAACTAATTCCTGATGAATTAGGAATAAATCTTACAAACTCATATGAAAAAGAACCAAAAATAAAAGAACTTTGTGATGCAGACCCACAAGCAGCAAGAGTTTGGGAATATGCTTTAGCGCTTGAAGGATTAAATAGAAATGCAGGAACACACGCAGCAGGTGTTGTTATTTCAAATGAGCCTTTATGGAAAAAAACACCCCTTTTTAAACCCTCAGGACTTGATACGCTAGCAACTCAATATAATGGTAAATACGTTGAGGATGTGGATTTAATTAAATTCGACTTCTTGGGTCTTAAGACCCTAACAGTTATTGAAGAAGCAAATAAACTAATAGAACAACGTCATGGAAAAAGAGTTGATTTCATTACCACAGATGTAAATGATAAAGGTGTCTATGACCTTATTCAAACTGGAAATACAATTGGACTATTCCAAATAGAGTCAGATGGTATGCAAGATTTATGTAAAAGATTGAAACCTTCAAATTTTGAGGATATTATCGCCGTTCTTGCACTTTATAGACCAGGTCCAATGGAATCAGGAATGCTTGATGACTTTATTGATAGAAAACACGGTCGAGCAGAGATTAACTACTTCTACGATGAATTTGATGCGCCTTTAAGACCAATTCTTGAAACAACTTATGGAGTTATCGTTTACCAAGAGCAAGTAATGCAAATCGTACAGACTATCGGTGGATTTAGCCTTGGAGGTGCCGATTTAGTTAGACGAGCTATGGGTAAAAAGATTAAAGAAGAGATGGATAGATTAAAAGGAGAATTCGCAGTTGGTGGAGTAAAAAAAGGTTATCAAAAACCTCACTGTGAAGAACTTTTCGATCTTATCGTAAAATTTGCTGGATATGGATTTAATAAATCTCACTCAGCAGCTTATGCACTTGTAACATTTTATACTTCGTATTTAAAAAAATATTATCCATCAGAATTTATGGCAGCTTTACTTACACTTGAGAAAGATAACACAGATAAAGTTGTTAAATATGTGGATGAAGTAAAAAGACTAGGACTTGATTTATTTCCACCTGATATTAATAAATCAGATTTAGTATTCTCAGCTAAAAAAATTGATGGTGAAGAAGTTGTAATGTTTGGAATGGGTGCTATTAAAGGTGCTGGAGATGTTGCAATTAAATCTATTTTAAAAGCAAGAGATGAAGGTGGATTATTTACTGATTTAGCAGATTTTATTTCAAGAATTGATGGAAGTAAAGTAAATAAAAGAGTAATAGAATCACTTACGAAAGCAGGAGCCTTTGATAGTTTTGGTTATTCACGTCACGCATTACTTGAACAAATAGAAAAGATTGTTGAAACAGTAGGAAAAGCAGCACAGGCAAAAAAAATGGCTACAGGTTCTTTATTTGGAGATTGTGATGAACTTACAAAAATAGATATAGAGTTAGAGCATCTTCCTGAATATAATGCAAAAGAAATATTAGAGTTTGAAAAAGCTTCTTTAGGATTTTATGTATCTGGTCATCCACTTGATCAATATAGAGAACAACTAGAAAAAGTAAATTATACACTTTCTTCTCAAATTGATGAACTAGCAGATGGTAGTCAAGCAATTTTTGTTGGGAAAATAGAAAATATTACTGAAAAAATATCTAAAAAAGGTAATAAGTTTGGAATTGCAACAATCATGGATTTACATGGAAATATTGAGCTTATGCTTTTTGAAGATAGATTAAAAGAGTTAAAAGAGAGCTATAACTTAGAAGAGCCAATTGCCTTTAAAGTAAGAATTTCAAAAGATGATAACTTCACAAGAATGAATATCTTAAAAATAGAAACAATCTTAGATGCACAAAAAGAAAAAGTAAAAACCAAACAAAAAGAAGTCCAAGAGCCACCATTAACAATAGCACTTCCTTTTACAAATGATGAAAGCACTATGTATAAACTATTTGATATAGTTGCAAATAATCAAGGGAAAAGAGAGTTAAAACTTTTGATAAAATCAAAACTTGCAGACTTAGAGTTAGAAACTGGTTTTAAAGTTACATCTCAAGTTGAAAATTTAATTCAACAAATAGAAGGAGTATATGTAGTAGCATGA
- the surE gene encoding 5'/3'-nucleotidase SurE codes for MKHILLTNDDGFDAVGLKALIEALLPIAKITVVAPARNKSACGHSLTLDKPLRMICVEDDYYKIDDASPTDCIFISLSNLFKEGYKPDLVISGINIGANMGEDITYSGTAAGAMEAVIHKVPAIAISQVCNDKCEDIKNGWDFELAKKVIVELASKILDNSFPLDERKFLNVNIPPIKADECNGIKVTKVGYREYGNDTHRHLNPRGEEYYWIGLHPLIWKPSEKKDCDFEAIKANYVSVTPIMLDLTSYNDIQAIESWLKK; via the coding sequence ATGAAACACATCCTATTAACAAATGATGATGGTTTTGATGCGGTTGGATTAAAAGCTTTAATAGAAGCATTATTACCAATAGCAAAAATAACTGTTGTAGCACCGGCAAGAAATAAATCAGCTTGTGGTCACTCATTAACTTTGGATAAACCACTAAGAATGATTTGTGTAGAAGATGATTATTATAAAATAGATGATGCTAGTCCAACTGATTGTATTTTCATTTCTCTTAGTAATCTATTTAAAGAAGGTTACAAACCAGACCTTGTAATAAGTGGTATAAATATTGGTGCAAATATGGGAGAAGATATAACATATAGTGGAACAGCAGCAGGTGCAATGGAAGCTGTAATTCATAAAGTTCCAGCAATTGCAATCTCTCAAGTATGTAATGATAAGTGTGAAGATATAAAAAATGGATGGGATTTTGAGTTAGCAAAAAAAGTTATTGTTGAACTTGCAAGTAAAATATTGGATAATTCCTTTCCATTAGATGAAAGAAAGTTTTTAAATGTTAATATTCCACCAATAAAAGCTGATGAGTGTAATGGAATAAAAGTTACTAAAGTTGGATATAGAGAATATGGTAATGATACCCATAGACATTTAAATCCAAGAGGTGAAGAGTATTATTGGATTGGATTACATCCATTAATCTGGAAACCATCAGAAAAAAAAGATTGCGACTTTGAAGCAATAAAAGCTAATTATGTATCAGTTACACCTATTATGCTTGATTTAACTTCTTACAACGATATTCAAGCCATTGAATCATGGCTAAAAAAATAA
- a CDS encoding tyrosine-type recombinase/integrase, with the protein MSVKIRTKKDSDILYLDIHYGNGRRIRRSMGLKDNSKNRKLLEKNIIPDIEKKINEGTFDPNKREKKVFLLGEYALICFERHNNDRREHVSKRNLMNFNKHILPYFGKRRLDSIKSMELLDWQNDKLKSYKESSVKKFRAIFNQILRDALFEELIEKNPFAQVLKPKKQKKLETSSKINPFSLDEVNDLISKADGYLKNFIAISAFTGMRPGELLALRWDDIDFENETISINKTRILGSDGLPKTRASRREIEILPIVKKYFLQQYSLTKDNVANQVFCSSNNKPFYSHDNIASRFKKLLSKDDNRYLYQLRHTFASMMINEGEDISWVSQMMGHENVDITLRTYTHFYKLSENKKDRKKRALFLENVSVSSLSDIDVA; encoded by the coding sequence ATGAGTGTTAAGATAAGAACAAAAAAAGATAGTGATATTTTATATTTAGATATTCATTATGGAAATGGAAGAAGAATAAGACGTTCTATGGGATTAAAAGATAATTCTAAAAATAGGAAATTATTAGAAAAAAATATTATCCCAGATATAGAAAAAAAGATAAATGAAGGAACATTTGACCCAAACAAAAGAGAAAAAAAAGTTTTTCTTTTGGGAGAATATGCATTGATATGTTTTGAGCGTCATAATAACGATAGAAGAGAACATGTATCAAAAAGAAATTTAATGAATTTCAATAAACATATTCTCCCATATTTTGGGAAAAGAAGATTAGATAGTATTAAATCTATGGAATTACTTGATTGGCAAAATGATAAATTGAAATCATATAAAGAATCAAGTGTAAAAAAATTTAGAGCAATATTCAATCAAATCTTAAGAGATGCATTGTTTGAGGAATTAATTGAGAAAAATCCTTTTGCTCAAGTATTAAAGCCAAAAAAACAAAAGAAGCTTGAAACATCATCAAAAATTAATCCATTTTCGTTGGATGAGGTAAATGATTTAATAAGTAAAGCAGATGGCTATTTGAAAAATTTCATTGCAATATCAGCATTTACAGGAATGAGACCTGGTGAATTATTAGCTTTAAGATGGGATGATATAGATTTTGAAAATGAAACTATTTCAATAAATAAGACAAGAATTCTTGGAAGTGATGGATTACCAAAAACAAGAGCATCAAGAAGAGAAATTGAAATACTTCCAATTGTAAAAAAATACTTTCTACAGCAATATTCTCTTACAAAAGATAATGTTGCTAATCAAGTATTTTGTAGTTCTAACAATAAACCATTTTACAGTCATGATAATATTGCATCAAGGTTTAAAAAATTGTTATCAAAAGATGATAATAGATATTTGTATCAGTTAAGACATACTTTTGCATCAATGATGATAAATGAAGGGGAAGATATTTCTTGGGTTTCACAAATGATGGGACATGAAAATGTTGATATTACACTGAGAACTTATACACATTTTTATAAGTTATCAGAGAATAAAAAGGATAGGAAAAAGCGTGCATTATTCCTAGAAAACGTCTCTGTTTCGTCTCTATCGGATATAGATGTTGCCTAA
- the istA gene encoding IS21 family transposase produces the protein MKKIKDVLRLRFITNISYRQISRALNTPSSTAADYCKRFEITNYKIDEFLTLDEDEIYQLLFPEKSLPKTYKTRPIPNVEYIHKEIAKKGVTFELLWQEYKEQYPDGYGCSQFKEYYYKYKKRLNPSMRQTYIPGEKMFVDYSGLTVPIVDLSTGEFIKAQIFVSVLGLSGYTYVHATASQKVEDFIKSHVKAFEFYEGVPKILVPDNLKSAIISNNKKGIVFNDNYAELSRHYNFAIEPARVRKPQDKAKAEQGVQGIQRWILAVFRNKTFFNVDEINEAISPLLDIYNNKIIKRIGKSRTYLFEENEKKFLEVLPANRFIYKELKIASVNIDYHVELNRSFYSVPFKYLKEKVEIKYSTTLVEIYYKSKLIATHPRLYKINDSSTIKEHMPLNHQYQNEKMNPQRLISWGRNIGVEAKEFVEKRLDEAQYPVKAYRTLIAILSLAKLYGKIELNLALAYALKIDAKSVKSIESILSKKLYLVAANNVVKSNVFNNHENIRGSDYYK, from the coding sequence ATGAAAAAAATTAAAGATGTATTGAGGTTAAGATTCATTACCAATATATCCTATCGTCAAATAAGCAGAGCTTTAAATACCCCAAGTTCAACCGCTGCTGATTATTGTAAAAGATTTGAAATTACAAACTATAAAATAGATGAATTTCTTACATTAGATGAAGATGAAATTTATCAATTATTGTTCCCTGAAAAATCTTTGCCAAAAACCTATAAAACAAGACCTATCCCAAATGTAGAATATATTCATAAAGAAATAGCTAAAAAAGGTGTTACCTTTGAATTACTATGGCAAGAATATAAAGAGCAATATCCTGATGGTTATGGGTGTAGCCAATTTAAAGAATACTACTACAAATATAAAAAGAGATTAAACCCAAGTATGAGACAAACATATATTCCAGGTGAAAAAATGTTTGTAGATTATAGTGGCTTAACAGTACCTATTGTAGATTTATCAACAGGAGAATTTATAAAAGCACAGATATTTGTAAGTGTATTAGGATTAAGTGGATATACCTATGTTCATGCAACAGCTTCTCAAAAAGTTGAAGACTTTATAAAATCCCATGTAAAAGCATTTGAATTTTATGAAGGGGTTCCTAAAATACTGGTTCCAGATAATCTTAAAAGTGCAATAATTTCAAATAATAAAAAAGGAATTGTGTTTAATGATAATTATGCAGAACTTTCACGTCATTATAACTTTGCAATAGAACCAGCAAGGGTAAGAAAACCCCAAGATAAAGCAAAAGCAGAACAAGGTGTACAAGGTATCCAAAGATGGATATTAGCTGTATTTAGGAATAAGACATTCTTTAATGTTGATGAGATAAATGAAGCTATATCTCCATTACTTGATATTTATAATAATAAAATTATAAAAAGGATTGGTAAAAGTAGAACTTATTTATTTGAAGAAAATGAAAAGAAGTTTTTAGAAGTTCTTCCTGCAAATAGATTTATTTATAAAGAGCTAAAAATTGCAAGTGTTAATATAGATTACCATGTTGAATTAAATAGATCTTTTTACTCAGTTCCTTTTAAATATTTAAAAGAAAAAGTAGAAATTAAATACTCTACAACATTAGTTGAAATTTATTATAAATCAAAATTAATAGCTACTCATCCAAGATTATATAAAATAAATGATTCGTCTACTATAAAAGAACATATGCCATTAAATCATCAATATCAAAATGAGAAGATGAATCCACAAAGACTTATATCTTGGGGAAGGAATATAGGTGTTGAAGCAAAAGAGTTTGTAGAAAAAAGATTAGATGAAGCACAATATCCAGTAAAAGCGTATCGCACATTAATAGCAATTTTATCATTAGCAAAACTTTATGGAAAAATAGAGTTAAATTTAGCACTAGCATATGCTCTTAAAATTGATGCAAAAAGTGTTAAGTCGATTGAATCTATTTTATCAAAAAAATTATATTTAGTGGCTGCAAATAATGTTGTAAAATCAAATGTGTTTAATAATCATGAAAATATTCGTGGTTCTGATTATTATAAATAA
- the istB gene encoding IS21-like element helper ATPase IstB, which translates to MNQTTIINKLNDLKYDGFKSAYLRQIEDTNYSKLSFDERVYNLLEAQEIFLQNKRISVNLRLSKIKDKQASLEDIDYSSKRKIDKSIIKDLSNMNFIRNHHNVIISGCTGTGKSYISQALGNRAVIDGFRVYYIRVPTLLEEIKISRATGTYTNLLKKYSRFQLLILDDFGTSTISTDDATNLFEIIEDRTEINSTIITSQLPVSSWYDYLNNDTVADAILDRIIHSSHRIELEGESMRKLRSKINKI; encoded by the coding sequence ATGAATCAAACTACAATAATAAATAAATTAAATGATTTAAAATATGATGGATTTAAATCAGCATACTTAAGACAAATAGAAGATACAAATTATAGTAAATTAAGCTTTGATGAAAGAGTATATAATTTACTAGAAGCTCAAGAGATATTTCTTCAAAATAAAAGAATATCAGTGAATTTAAGATTGTCAAAAATAAAAGATAAACAAGCATCTTTAGAAGATATAGATTATTCTTCAAAAAGAAAAATTGATAAATCAATTATTAAAGATTTATCAAATATGAACTTTATTAGGAATCATCATAATGTAATAATTTCAGGTTGTACAGGTACCGGAAAATCATACATTTCCCAAGCTTTGGGAAATAGAGCAGTAATTGATGGATTTAGAGTTTATTATATAAGAGTTCCTACTCTTCTTGAAGAGATAAAGATTTCAAGAGCAACAGGAACATATACAAATTTATTAAAAAAGTACTCAAGATTTCAATTACTCATTTTAGATGACTTTGGAACTTCAACAATTTCAACAGATGATGCAACAAATTTATTTGAGATAATAGAAGATAGAACAGAGATAAATTCCACAATAATAACTTCACAACTACCTGTTTCAAGTTGGTATGATTATTTAAATAATGACACAGTTGCAGATGCCATTTTAGATAGGATAATTCACTCATCACATAGGATAGAATTAGAAGGAGAATCAATGAGAAAATTAAGATCAAAAATCAATAAAATTTAA
- a CDS encoding Eco57I restriction-modification methylase domain-containing protein — MQLFTIHLLQNQIKNQNKDLLKNRWDNFQNFLKKTSEIKEWKEEKYQEGFLKDIFQDCLGYTLDTTNSKEFNLEREKKNINNSKKADGAILVNGNVVGVIELKGQDTKNFETKGKNVIEQAFGYLTSHSRKFAHYVIISNFDEIRFYIDDKLNYQSYSLFNLTYEEFEEFHYLLCYENIKQNIPLQLKEQQATHQDDISNKIYKQYSQLRVQLFNNLIEKNENIDKNILLAKTQKILDRMIFIFFAEDRGIIPSDTIDKIIEQFKNDYRHESLYSHYKIYFDAINKGNDRLNISAYNGGLFASDEILDNLIIDDIVLQEIPSQLSKYNFNTEIDVNILGHIFENSLNDIEELKASINDENFDKTKTKRKKDGVFYTPEYITKYIVENTLGKLCDEKKELLGLIDINIEIPKNPAKLNKTELAIEQSLKDYREYLLSLKILDPACGSGAFLNQALNYLLKEHDFIDESEKVLLGGGGLFGEEKFAKTDVKKEVLEHNLYGVDINEEAVEIAKLSLWLRTVEVGRPLTRLADKLKVGNSLIDDKSVVNNAFEWEKEFPEVFVQGGFDVVIGNPPYVDNRGFDKNILKYYFEIYINSFGKSGTDNFKTTKFNLIAPFIELTYKLLSNKGLTSFIIHKNIFKTNSYSNIRKFILNNYNIKSLTDWGSGQFHDVVAETATFIFEKNKTKQNEIKIEFYKLCNKINESKELQDIYLKNYDYIFSIYTIESDRSILIKAKNNSLSLENIVNINNGIVTGNDKKYIFGKKISDILKPIIRGKDISKYCYINPIEYIEYNKENLLRARDETIFLANEKLIMQMINTQFIITFDNNQIYNLGTTYALTLKNLDFNIKFILSVLSSKFLNWYYKKQFTNESELTNAISTKNLFEIPIREITLEQQEPFIQKADLMLELNKKLQETKQNFLKELELEKVSKKLQSFETLEFDEFVKEFTKAKKIKLTKLEERKFKEEWQELFEHDKQKALELQTQINQTDKEIDTMVYELYGLSEDEIKIVEGV, encoded by the coding sequence ATGCAATTATTTACAATACATTTACTACAAAATCAAATTAAAAACCAAAATAAAGATTTATTAAAAAATAGATGGGATAATTTTCAAAACTTTTTAAAAAAGACTTCAGAAATAAAAGAATGGAAAGAAGAAAAATATCAGGAAGGATTTTTAAAAGATATTTTCCAAGATTGTCTTGGATATACACTTGATACTACAAATTCTAAAGAATTTAATCTTGAAAGAGAAAAGAAAAATATTAACAATAGTAAAAAAGCAGATGGAGCTATATTAGTAAATGGTAATGTTGTTGGAGTTATTGAATTAAAAGGACAAGATACAAAGAACTTTGAAACAAAAGGCAAAAATGTAATAGAACAAGCATTTGGTTATCTTACCTCTCATAGTAGAAAATTTGCACATTATGTAATAATTTCAAACTTTGATGAAATAAGATTTTACATAGATGATAAACTTAATTATCAATCTTACTCACTTTTTAATCTTACCTATGAAGAGTTTGAAGAGTTTCATTATCTACTATGTTATGAAAATATTAAACAAAATATTCCTTTACAACTAAAAGAACAACAAGCTACCCATCAAGATGATATTTCAAATAAGATTTATAAACAATATTCACAACTTAGAGTACAACTATTTAATAATTTAATTGAAAAAAATGAGAATATTGATAAAAATATTTTACTAGCTAAAACTCAAAAAATACTAGATAGAATGATATTTATATTTTTTGCAGAAGATAGAGGAATTATTCCATCTGATACAATTGATAAAATTATAGAACAGTTTAAAAATGATTATAGGCATGAATCTCTTTATAGTCATTATAAAATATATTTTGATGCAATCAATAAAGGTAATGATAGATTAAATATATCAGCTTATAACGGTGGTCTTTTTGCGAGTGATGAAATACTTGATAATCTTATAATAGATGATATTGTATTACAAGAAATTCCTTCTCAACTAAGTAAATATAACTTTAATACAGAGATAGATGTAAATATCTTAGGACATATTTTTGAGAATTCTTTAAATGATATTGAAGAATTAAAAGCATCAATAAATGATGAAAATTTTGATAAAACAAAAACAAAAAGAAAAAAAGATGGAGTATTTTATACACCTGAATATATCACAAAGTACATAGTAGAAAATACACTTGGAAAACTATGTGATGAAAAAAAAGAGTTATTAGGATTAATTGACATTAATATCGAAATACCAAAGAATCCTGCAAAATTAAATAAAACCGAATTAGCTATTGAGCAATCACTTAAAGATTATAGAGAATATCTTTTATCTTTAAAAATACTTGACCCTGCTTGTGGAAGTGGTGCATTTTTAAATCAAGCTTTAAACTATTTACTAAAAGAACATGATTTTATAGATGAAAGTGAAAAAGTATTATTAGGTGGTGGTGGATTGTTTGGTGAAGAAAAATTTGCTAAAACAGACGTAAAAAAAGAAGTATTAGAACATAATCTTTATGGTGTAGATATAAATGAAGAAGCAGTTGAAATAGCAAAACTTTCACTTTGGCTAAGAACAGTAGAAGTTGGTCGTCCACTTACAAGGTTAGCTGATAAACTAAAAGTTGGAAATTCTCTTATAGATGATAAAAGTGTAGTAAATAATGCCTTTGAATGGGAAAAAGAATTTCCAGAGGTGTTTGTACAAGGTGGTTTTGATGTAGTTATTGGGAATCCTCCATATGTTGATAATAGAGGATTTGATAAAAATATTTTAAAATATTATTTTGAAATATATATTAATTCTTTTGGTAAATCAGGAACAGATAATTTTAAAACTACTAAATTCAATTTAATTGCACCATTCATTGAATTAACTTATAAATTGTTATCAAACAAAGGATTAACAAGTTTTATTATTCATAAAAATATTTTTAAAACTAATTCGTATAGTAACATCCGAAAATTTATATTAAATAATTATAATATTAAATCTTTAACAGATTGGGGTTCTGGACAGTTTCATGATGTAGTAGCAGAAACAGCAACATTTATATTCGAAAAAAATAAGACTAAACAAAATGAAATAAAAATAGAATTTTATAAATTATGTAATAAAATAAATGAAAGTAAGGAATTGCAAGATATTTATTTAAAAAATTACGACTATATTTTCAGCATATATACAATAGAAAGTGATAGAAGTATTTTAATTAAAGCAAAAAACAATTCATTATCTCTTGAGAATATAGTAAATATCAATAATGGAATTGTAACAGGAAATGACAAGAAATATATTTTTGGAAAAAAAATAAGTGATATATTAAAACCTATAATTAGAGGTAAAGACATATCAAAATATTGTTATATCAACCCGATTGAATATATTGAATATAATAAAGAGAATTTATTAAGAGCAAGAGATGAAACTATTTTCTTGGCAAATGAGAAATTAATTATGCAAATGATAAATACACAATTTATTATTACATTTGATAATAATCAAATTTATAATTTAGGTACAACATATGCTTTAACTTTAAAAAATTTAGATTTCAACATTAAATTTATTTTATCTGTACTATCTTCTAAATTTCTAAATTGGTATTATAAAAAACAATTTACCAATGAATCAGAACTTACAAATGCAATATCAACAAAAAACTTATTTGAAATACCAATAAGAGAAATTACTTTAGAACAACAAGAACCATTTATTCAAAAAGCTGATTTAATGCTTGAATTAAATAAAAAATTACAAGAAACAAAACAAAATTTTTTAAAAGAGTTAGAACTTGAAAAAGTATCTAAAAAACTTCAATCATTTGAAACACTAGAATTCGATGAGTTTGTAAAAGAGTTTACAAAAGCTAAAAAAATAAAACTTACAAAACTAGAAGAAAGAAAATTCAAAGAGGAATGGCAAGAATTATTTGAACACGATAAACAAAAAGCTTTAGAACTTCAAACACAAATCAATCAAACAGATAAAGAGATAGATACTATGGTTTATGAGTTATATGGATTAAGTGAGGATGAGATTAAGATTGTTGAGGGTGTTTAA